TTGCCCGCGTTGCCAAAGAGTCTTACCAGGATCCCACCACCGATGAGGATGCATGGGTAGTGGTTGACCTGGAACCGGTAAAGCGATTAGCCCACCCCGTTAGCCTGAAACAGATCAAGGCTGAGCCCCGTCTGGCCTCCATGGCGCTCATCAAACTCAGCCGTCTTTCCGTTAGTCCCGTCACCCCGGCGGAATGGAAAGTGATCCTTGAACTGGCAGGCGACAAGGGTTAAACCCTTTTTAACAAGTTTACCGGGTTACATGCTGCGGGTAACTGGAATCAATTTGTGTAAAATCACTTACACAGGCATCTCAGTTATACCACTTTAAAAATTGCAGTATGAAAACCTTCCTTACTGTATCAGCGTTCGCGCTGGTACTGGCATCATCTTGCCAAAACGCAGCTGAAAAAGCACCTGCTGACACGGTAATGTCCATCGCGCCGCAAAAAGCTGAAGAAGCATCCCCTGAGCTTTTTGATGCAGCATCAGACACCATTGCAGAGCGGGCTCCCTCTCCGGAGCAAGAGTCCGGCAATCAAACCGGTCAGCAACCC
This portion of the Pseudobacter ginsenosidimutans genome encodes:
- a CDS encoding EVE domain-containing protein; the encoded protein is MAYWLVKSEPFKYSWDQFVKDKKTFWDGVRNYAARNFLRDMKKGDQVFFYHSNEGLEIVGIARVAKESYQDPTTDEDAWVVVDLEPVKRLAHPVSLKQIKAEPRLASMALIKLSRLSVSPVTPAEWKVILELAGDKG